One region of Camelus bactrianus isolate YW-2024 breed Bactrian camel chromosome 22, ASM4877302v1, whole genome shotgun sequence genomic DNA includes:
- the TPGS1 gene encoding tubulin polyglutamylase complex subunit 1, translating into MATVEKRRLAVSQAAGFTDSGRPGASRTAAMTESEEDFLRQVGVTEMLRTALLKVLEARPEEPIAFLAHYFENMGLRSPTNGGAGEPPGQLLLQQQRLGRALWHLRLAHHSQRTAFNNNVGVAYECLSASGRKKKPGLDGRTYSELLKRICRDGEAPEEVVAPLLRKIQCRDHEAVPLAVFRSGMLTCFVLLEFVARAGALYRLLEDPGLATADRRVGQAVLDTLEGALQASDDTAPARYLEAGSRLGPDSLALAMDRALVARRPSAPMTREEFLEKATALFIAKVKPVG; encoded by the exons ATGGCGACGGTGGAGAAGCGGCGGCTGGCTGTATCCCAGGCGGCCGGTTTCACAGACAGCGGCCGGCCGGGGGCGTCTCGAACGGCGGCGATGACCGAGAGTGAGGAGGACTTCCTGCGGCAGGTCGGGGTGACGGAGATGCTGCGCACGGCCCTGCTGAAAGTGCTGGAGGCGCGACCCGAGGAGCCTATCGCCTTCCTGGCGCACTACTTCGAGAACATGGGCCTGCGCTCGCCTACAAACGGCGGCGCCGGGGAGCCACCGGGCCAGCTCCTGCTGCAGCAGCAGCGACTGGGCCGCGCGCTGTGGCACCTTCGCCTGGCTCACCACTCCCAGAG GACAGCCTTCAACAACAACGTCGGCGTGGCCTACGAGTGCCTGAGCGCCAGCGGGCGCAAGAAGAAGCCGGGGCTGGACGGGCGCACGTACAGCGAGCTGCTGAAGCGCATCTGCCGGGACGGGGAGGCCCCTGAGGAGGTCGTGGCGCCCCTGCTGCGCAAGATCCAGTGCCGAGACCACGAGGCTGTGCCGCTGGCCGTCTTCCGCTCGGGGATGCTCACCTGCTTTGTGCTGCTGGAGTTCGTGGCGCGCGCCGGCGCCCTCTACCGGCTGCTGGAGGACCCGGGCCTGGCCACGGCCGACCGCCGCGTGGGCCAGGCGGTGCTGGACACCCTCGAGGGGGCCCTGCAGGCCAGCGACGACACCGCGCCCGCGCGCTACCTGGAGGCCGGCTCACGCCTGGGGCCCGACAGCCTGGCACTGGCCATGGACCGCGCCCTGGTGGCCCGGCGGCCCAGCGCCCCCATGACCCGGGAGGAGTTCCTGGAGAAGGCCACCGCCCTCTTCATTGCCAAGGTCAAGCCGGTGGGCTGA
- the MADCAM1 gene encoding mucosal addressin cell adhesion molecule 1 isoform X1: MEQGVFLPLLLLLGLLPQGRGGPLEVEPPEPVVAMAVGESRELTCRLACADGRAASVQWRSLDTSLGAVQSGAGISVLSVRNASLSAAGTRVCVGSCGNLTFQQAVQLLVFAFPNQLTVTPEALVAGQGREVACTAHNIMPAGPPTSPDTFSMSLLLGDGELEGAEALDWDVEEEPQEGEDPLFQVTTRWLLPPWGAPALHTLHCQATLRLPGLELSHRQPIPVLQGLTSPEPPATPPQEHSGTTLPDLHIRIPPEPPTSPREHPITTPLELQITTSPEVSPEQASTHSPGSPGLAPRNSSTRPCHPEIHESSALGVLELLCEAACGPGVAVRWTQAPGGLASYETRESGAQAWLSSRSALWTKCHPEGWFQCRLDPGGQVANLHLVPETCSSPTSAALWTGSLVLGLLLLAFLIYHLQKRCRHTS; this comes from the exons ATGGAGCAGGGCGTCTTCCTGCCGCTTCTCCTCCTTCTGGGGCTGCTCCCGCAGGGCCGCG GTGGGCCGCTGGAGGTGGAGCCCCCTGAGCCCGTGGTGGCAATGGCCGTGGGCGAGTCCCGAGAGCTCACCTGCCGCCTGGCCTGCGCAGACGgcagggctgcctccgtgcagtgGCGGAGCCTGGACACCAGCCTGGGCGCCGTACAGTCGGGCGCGGGCATCAGCGTCCTCTCCGTGCGCAACGCCTCGCTGTCAGCTGCGGGGACCCGCGTGTGCGTGGGCTCCTGCGGGAACCTCACCTTCCAGCAGGCCGTGCAGCTCCTGGTGTTCG CCTTCCCGAACCAGCTGACTGTGACCCCAGAGGCCCTGGTGGCCGGGCAGGGCCGGGAGGTGGCCTGCACAGCCCACAACATCATGCCTGCTGGCCCGCCTACCAGCCCTGACACCTTCTCCATGTCCCTGCTCCTGGGGGATGGGGAACTGGAGGGGGCAGAGGCCCTGGACTGGGATGTGGAGGAGGAGCCCCAGGAGGGCGAGGACCCGCTGTTCCAAGTGACGACCCGCTGGCTGCTGCCCCCCTGGGGGGCCCCCGCCCTGCACACCCTCCACTGCCAGGCCACCCTGAGGCTGCCAGGCTTGGAGCTGAGCCACCGCCAGCCCATTCCAG TCCTGCAGGGCCTGACCTCCCCGGAGCCCCCTGCCACGCCCCCCCAAGAGCACTCTGGCACGACCCTCCCGGATCTCCATATCAGGATCCCCCCAGAGCCCCCCACTTCCCCCCGAGAGCACCCCATCACAACCCCTCTGGAGCTCCAAATCACAACCTCCCCTGAGGTCAGCCCCGAGCAGGCCTCCACCCACAGCCCAGGGAGTCCTGGCCTGGCACCTAGAAACAGCTCCACGAGGCCCTGCCACCCGGAGATCCACGAGTCGTCAGCACTGGGGGTTTTGGAGCTATTGTGTGAGGCGGCCTGCGGCCCAGGGGTGGCTGTGCGCTGGACCCAGGCCCCTGGCGGACTGGCAAGTTACGAGACGCGGGAGTCCGGGGCCCAGGCTTGGCTGAGCAGCAGGAGCGCCCTGTGGACCAAGTGCCACCCTGAGGGCTGGTTCCAGTGTCGCCTGGACCCGGGGGGCCAGGTGGCCAACCTGCACCTGGTCCCGGAAACCT gttcctCGCCAACCTCTGCAGCCCTGTGGACCGGCAGCTTGGTTCTGGGGCTGCTTCTCCTGGCGTTCCTCATCTACCACCTGCAGAAACGCTGCCGGCACACCAGCTGA
- the MADCAM1 gene encoding mucosal addressin cell adhesion molecule 1 isoform X2 — translation MEQGVFLPLLLLLGLLPQGRDGRAASVQWRSLDTSLGAVQSGAGISVLSVRNASLSAAGTRVCVGSCGNLTFQQAVQLLVFAFPNQLTVTPEALVAGQGREVACTAHNIMPAGPPTSPDTFSMSLLLGDGELEGAEALDWDVEEEPQEGEDPLFQVTTRWLLPPWGAPALHTLHCQATLRLPGLELSHRQPIPVLQGLTSPEPPATPPQEHSGTTLPDLHIRIPPEPPTSPREHPITTPLELQITTSPEVSPEQASTHSPGSPGLAPRNSSTRPCHPEIHESSALGVLELLCEAACGPGVAVRWTQAPGGLASYETRESGAQAWLSSRSALWTKCHPEGWFQCRLDPGGQVANLHLVPETCSSPTSAALWTGSLVLGLLLLAFLIYHLQKRCRHTS, via the exons ATGGAGCAGGGCGTCTTCCTGCCGCTTCTCCTCCTTCTGGGGCTGCTCCCGCAGGGCCGCG ACGgcagggctgcctccgtgcagtgGCGGAGCCTGGACACCAGCCTGGGCGCCGTACAGTCGGGCGCGGGCATCAGCGTCCTCTCCGTGCGCAACGCCTCGCTGTCAGCTGCGGGGACCCGCGTGTGCGTGGGCTCCTGCGGGAACCTCACCTTCCAGCAGGCCGTGCAGCTCCTGGTGTTCG CCTTCCCGAACCAGCTGACTGTGACCCCAGAGGCCCTGGTGGCCGGGCAGGGCCGGGAGGTGGCCTGCACAGCCCACAACATCATGCCTGCTGGCCCGCCTACCAGCCCTGACACCTTCTCCATGTCCCTGCTCCTGGGGGATGGGGAACTGGAGGGGGCAGAGGCCCTGGACTGGGATGTGGAGGAGGAGCCCCAGGAGGGCGAGGACCCGCTGTTCCAAGTGACGACCCGCTGGCTGCTGCCCCCCTGGGGGGCCCCCGCCCTGCACACCCTCCACTGCCAGGCCACCCTGAGGCTGCCAGGCTTGGAGCTGAGCCACCGCCAGCCCATTCCAG TCCTGCAGGGCCTGACCTCCCCGGAGCCCCCTGCCACGCCCCCCCAAGAGCACTCTGGCACGACCCTCCCGGATCTCCATATCAGGATCCCCCCAGAGCCCCCCACTTCCCCCCGAGAGCACCCCATCACAACCCCTCTGGAGCTCCAAATCACAACCTCCCCTGAGGTCAGCCCCGAGCAGGCCTCCACCCACAGCCCAGGGAGTCCTGGCCTGGCACCTAGAAACAGCTCCACGAGGCCCTGCCACCCGGAGATCCACGAGTCGTCAGCACTGGGGGTTTTGGAGCTATTGTGTGAGGCGGCCTGCGGCCCAGGGGTGGCTGTGCGCTGGACCCAGGCCCCTGGCGGACTGGCAAGTTACGAGACGCGGGAGTCCGGGGCCCAGGCTTGGCTGAGCAGCAGGAGCGCCCTGTGGACCAAGTGCCACCCTGAGGGCTGGTTCCAGTGTCGCCTGGACCCGGGGGGCCAGGTGGCCAACCTGCACCTGGTCCCGGAAACCT gttcctCGCCAACCTCTGCAGCCCTGTGGACCGGCAGCTTGGTTCTGGGGCTGCTTCTCCTGGCGTTCCTCATCTACCACCTGCAGAAACGCTGCCGGCACACCAGCTGA